The Ancylobacter sp. SL191 nucleotide sequence CCGAGCTCGACCCGAAGTGGATCAGCCGGGTCAAGAACCTGACCTCGCGCGGCTGGAAGGGGTTTGTCGGCCAGGAACTGGACGGCATCCGCGATCTGCGTTCGGAAATCCACGCGCTGGCCACCGAGACCGGGCTGGAAATCCAGGAATTCCGCAAGATCGTGCAGATGGTCCAGAAGGGCGAAAAGGAAGCCCGTCAGGCCAAGAAGGAAATGGTCGAGGCCAATCTGCGCCTCGTCATCTCCATCGCCAAGAAGTACACCAACCGCGGCCTGCAGTTCCTGGACCTCATCCAGGAGGGCAACATCGGCCTGATGAAGGCGGTCGACAAGTTCGAGTACCGGCGCGGCTACAAGTTCTCGACCTATGCGACCTGGTGGATCCGTCAGGCGATCACCCGCTCGATCGCCGATCAGGCCCGCACCATCCGCATCCCCGTGCACATGATCGAGACGATCAACAAGATCGTGCGCACCTCGCGCCAGATGCTGCACGAGATCGGCCGCGAGCCGACCCCGGAGGAACTGGCCGAGAAGCTCGGCATGCCGCTGGAGAAGGTCCGCAAGGTTCTGAAGATCGCCAAGGAGCCGATCTCGCTCGAAACGCCTATCGGCGACGAGGAAGACAGCCATCTCGGCGACTTCATCGAGGACAAGAACGCCATCCTGCCGATCGACGCGGCGATCCAGTCGAATCTGCGCGAGACCACCACGCGCGTGCTCGCCTCGCTGACCCCGCGTGAAGAACGCGTGCTGCGCATGCGCTTCGGCATCGGCATGAACACCGATCACACGCTCGAAGAGGTCGGCCAGCAGTTCTCGGTCACCCGCGAGCGTATCCGCCAGATCGAAGCCAAGGCGCTGCGCAAGCTCAAGCACCCCTCGCGGAGCCGCAAGCTGCGCTCGTTCCTCGACAACTGAGCGCGTCTCACCGGAATGCGAAAAGGCGGCCTGCGGGCCGCCTTTTCTTTTTCAGCGCGGACTTAACGCGCCGGCGCCTCCACCAGCAGCCCAACGATACGGCGCACCAGTGGCAGCACCAGCAGCAGCGTCGGGAAGGCGACAAGCCAGGAGAGGCCCCAGGCGGTTGGCCATGTCGCGAGGAAATCCGGGCCGGGGCCGAGACTGCGCAGCGTGGCGATGGCCGAGACCACGAAGGTCATCAGCACCGAGAGCACCAGCGGCATGATGATGCCGGCATAGCGCGCCGGCAGCTTGAAGGAAGAGGCAGGGGTCGGTGACGGGGAGGGCATGGGCCATCCTTGCTTGGATGGTCCCGACCGTCCGGATGGCACAAGCATCCGCCGGCCGGAACCGGGTTGGATGCGTTGCCTGACGTCGGACGCTTACGGCCGGCTGCGCAGGGCACGCCGACCCAATTGAAATAACAGAAGCGGCCGCGCGGCGCCAGTGTCGGCCGTTGGTTCCGGGTGGCCGGGCGCGCGAGCGACGGTCTAGCCTTGCGGGCATCGCTTTCTGGAGTGTCACGCCATGAGTGCCGACCTTCTCCCCGCCGCCCTGTCTCCTGACTTCCTTCTCATCTGCTTCATCGTCGTCGTCTCGCCGGGAACCGGCGCGCTCTACACGATGGCGGCCGGGCTGGGGCAGGGGCGCGCGGCGAGCCTGCTCGCCGCCTTTGCCTGCACGCTCGGTATCGTGCCGCATCTCGCCGCCGCCATGCTCGGGCTCGCGGCGGTGCTGCATGCCAGCGCGCTCGCCTATGAGACGCTGCGTTATGCCGGCGTCGCCTATCTCCTCTACATGGCCTGGCAGGTGCTGCGGGCAGACGGGCCGCTGCGCATCACCCCGGAAGCCGCACGGCTGCGGCCGGGGCGGGTGATCGCCGACGGCATCCTGCTGAACCTGCTGAACCCCAAGCTCTCCATCTTCTTCGTGGCCTTCCTGCCGCAGTTCATCGCGCCCGCGGAGCCGGCACCCTTGCTGCGGATGATGGAAATGTCGGGGGTGTTCATGGCGATGACCTTCGTGGTCTTCGCGCTCTACGGCCTGTTCGCGGCGGCGATCCGCGGCCAGCTCGCCGCGCGACCGGCCATCCTTGCCTGGATGCGGCGGGGCTTTGCCGCGGCCTTTGTGGCGCTCGGTGCGAAGCTTGCCCTGAGCGAGCGTTAGGCGCCCAAAGAAAAGCCCCATCCACCGGGGGCTGGTGAACGGGGCAGAGCGTGCCGTCAAGCACGGGCGCCTGGAATGCGCCGCTTTCGGCCGGAGGGAACCCGGTTGGGGACGGGGTGACCGAAAGTTTCAGCTCGGGCTCATTCGCCCGGAAGCGGGTGGTTATGGCGGCGGGTGGCCTTGGTCGAGATGTCGACATAGGCCAGCGTGCCGGCGAAGCCGCCGAAGGCGAGCAGCGTGAAGGCGAGAAAAAGCACGGTCTCCATGGGCATTGGCGTTCTCCCCATCGTTGGATGAGCCAACGCTAGGCGCCCGCCGCCGCGCCGGCTTTGCGCTACGTCAAAGGCGGCACGTGTTTCCTCCCCTTGCGGAAGGCTCAGGGCGTGGTGATCGCCTGATCGACCAGCAAGGCGAGGCCGATGAGGGCGATGAAGATCAGGAAGAACAGACCGAACAGGATCAGTGACAGCCGGCGCGCCAGAGCGGACACATTGGTCATGCCGATGGCGCCGGCGATGATCGAGATGATGAGAAAGATGACGGCGTATTTGAACATGGCGGGATCCCTGCGACCTCACGCCATGAACGGCGTACCGGCGGCAAGGTTCCCGGTTCCGCCGCGCCTCAGCCGCCGTCCGAGCGCCCGTCTTGCTCGGTGGGGAAGCTGTCAGCGTCGCTCGACCGGCGCATCTGCGCCCGGCGATCCGGGGCAGCGGCCGGCGTTTCCGCCGTGTCGTCCTCGGGCTGCGGCACCGTGCCGGTGATGGCGGAGGCGGCGCTCGCCTCGTCGACGGCCGCGTGGACCGTGCCGGCCGGCGTCTCGCGGCAGCACATGCGCCAGACCACGAACAGCAGCAGCAGCGTGTGCGAGGCGGCGGTGAAATAGAACAGCGAGCCCGGCCCGTAATGCTGCATGCCGTAGGAGGCGAGCGCCGGGCCGACCACCGAGCCGATGCCATAGAGCAGCAGGAGGCCCGCCGCCGTCTCCACCGCCTGCGAGGCGGGGGTGCGGTCATAGGCATGGGCGGCGGCGAGCGAATAGGCCGGCAGCGACAGCGCGCCGTAGAACAGGCCGAGCAGGCACAGGCCGAGCAGGCCGAAATCGAACATGCCAAGCGCCAGCCCGGCGAGCATGGCGCCCACCATGAGCCCGGCAAGGATGCGCCGGCGGTCGGTGCGGTCCGAGAAGAAGCCGACCGGCCATTGCGCCACGGCGCCCGCGACGACGACCGCGCTCATGAAGGTCGCCGCGCCATCGGCGGTGAGGCCCCGGCCAATGCCGAAGATCGGCCCGAGCGACCAGAGCGAGCCATTGGTCAGGCCGATGACGAAGCAGCCCACCATCGCCACAGGCGCGGCGCGGAACAGGCGCAGCGGGCGGATGCGGGCGGTCTCGATCGGCGCGGGCTGGCCTGCATTGGACATCACCACCGGCAGGGTGGCGATGGAGAACAGGATGGCAGCGAGCGCGAACAGCTCGAAGCCACGTACCGGGTAGAGCGTGATCATCATCTGCCCGGCGGTGAGCGCGGCATAGTCCACCATCACATAGGCGCTCATGACGAAGCCGCGCGTCTGGTTGGTGGCGCGGTCGTTCAGCCAGCTCTCGATGACGAGATAGAGCCCGGCGAAACAGAAGCCGGTGATGGCGCGCAG carries:
- a CDS encoding LysE family translocator, whose translation is MSPDFLLICFIVVVSPGTGALYTMAAGLGQGRAASLLAAFACTLGIVPHLAAAMLGLAAVLHASALAYETLRYAGVAYLLYMAWQVLRADGPLRITPEAARLRPGRVIADGILLNLLNPKLSIFFVAFLPQFIAPAEPAPLLRMMEMSGVFMAMTFVVFALYGLFAAAIRGQLAARPAILAWMRRGFAAAFVALGAKLALSER
- a CDS encoding DUF2798 domain-containing protein gives rise to the protein MPSPSPTPASSFKLPARYAGIIMPLVLSVLMTFVVSAIATLRSLGPGPDFLATWPTAWGLSWLVAFPTLLLVLPLVRRIVGLLVEAPAR
- a CDS encoding MFS transporter; the encoded protein is MAQTLGPVAALLLGVFFLVTGSGLQNTLLPLRGAFEGFSAINLGILGSSYYLGFVIGCLAVPHLVRRSGHIRAFAALTSGVVAAMMGHLIIIDPFVWFGLRAITGFCFAGLYLVIESWLNDRATNQTRGFVMSAYVMVDYAALTAGQMMITLYPVRGFELFALAAILFSIATLPVVMSNAGQPAPIETARIRPLRLFRAAPVAMVGCFVIGLTNGSLWSLGPIFGIGRGLTADGAATFMSAVVVAGAVAQWPVGFFSDRTDRRRILAGLMVGAMLAGLALGMFDFGLLGLCLLGLFYGALSLPAYSLAAAHAYDRTPASQAVETAAGLLLLYGIGSVVGPALASYGMQHYGPGSLFYFTAASHTLLLLFVVWRMCCRETPAGTVHAAVDEASAASAITGTVPQPEDDTAETPAAAPDRRAQMRRSSDADSFPTEQDGRSDGG
- a CDS encoding DUF1328 family protein codes for the protein MFKYAVIFLIISIIAGAIGMTNVSALARRLSLILFGLFFLIFIALIGLALLVDQAITTP